The Acetivibrio cellulolyticus CD2 genome has a segment encoding these proteins:
- the grpE gene encoding nucleotide exchange factor GrpE has protein sequence MKKKDNFKNDKEQNMNKDEYLDKGLGDGAETECDCGCGCNQAEDSASSQEVEELKSKLEEKTKQCDDYFNMLQRTAAEFDNFKKRTAREKEALYLDATIDVVAAFLPVIDNIERAVQAANNDAGDNSLKEGIDLVYRQFKDVMKKLNVEAIEAVGKEFDPNLHNAVSHIDDEQYGENVVAEEFQKGYIFKDKVIRHSMVKVAN, from the coding sequence ATGAAGAAGAAAGATAATTTCAAAAACGACAAAGAGCAAAATATGAATAAAGATGAGTATTTAGACAAAGGTCTTGGTGATGGGGCAGAAACTGAATGCGATTGTGGTTGTGGTTGCAATCAGGCAGAAGATTCAGCTTCCAGTCAGGAAGTTGAAGAATTAAAGTCAAAGCTTGAAGAAAAGACAAAACAGTGTGATGATTATTTCAACATGCTGCAAAGAACAGCGGCTGAGTTTGATAACTTTAAAAAAAGGACTGCCAGAGAAAAAGAGGCTTTGTATCTAGATGCTACAATTGATGTTGTTGCTGCTTTCCTGCCTGTAATTGACAACATAGAAAGAGCAGTTCAGGCGGCAAACAACGATGCAGGGGACAATTCACTTAAAGAGGGAATAGATCTTGTATACCGTCAGTTCAAGGATGTAATGAAGAAACTCAATGTTGAAGCTATAGAAGCTGTAGGTAAAGAGTTTGATCCAAATCTGCATAACGCTGTTTCACATATAGATGATGAACAATATGGAGAAAATGTTGTAGCAGAAGAGTTCCAAAAGGGATACATTTTTAAGGACAAAGTTATAAGACACAGTATGGTTAAGGTAGCAAACTAG
- the hemW gene encoding radical SAM family heme chaperone HemW: MDNKKSIGIYIHIPFCRAKCFYCDFNSFACRDELVPAYFNALKKEISLYAEKLKGYNIKTVFIGGGTPSVVDAQYIYEIMSLLNQKLDIDKKAEISIETNPGTLNLEKLQIYKEIGVNRLSIGLQAWQDRILKMLGRIHTAKEFEDNFKLARQVGFDNINVDLIFGIPDQSFEDWCETLKSVTELGPEHMSCYSLKIEEGTIFGSRLENGELEPLDDDIDRKMYSYTKDYLAKKGYKHYEISNFAKPGYECRHNLVYWDVEEYIGIGAGSHSFFESTRFNNVYDIESYISSILGEKIPSENAESINKKESMAEFMILGLRLIDGVRVEDFKSRFGVEIYSVYGKEINRLVDWKLIIVKEGFISLSSIGLDYANQVFMEFI; encoded by the coding sequence ATGGATAATAAAAAAAGTATAGGCATATATATTCATATACCTTTTTGCAGGGCAAAATGTTTTTACTGCGATTTTAATTCCTTTGCATGCAGGGACGAGCTTGTCCCTGCATATTTTAATGCCTTGAAAAAGGAAATCAGCTTATATGCAGAAAAGCTTAAAGGTTACAACATAAAAACTGTATTCATCGGAGGGGGTACACCTTCGGTGGTTGATGCGCAATATATATATGAAATTATGAGCCTGTTGAATCAGAAATTGGATATAGATAAAAAGGCTGAGATCAGTATTGAGACAAATCCCGGAACTTTGAATTTGGAAAAGCTACAAATATATAAGGAAATAGGTGTGAATAGATTAAGTATTGGCCTGCAGGCTTGGCAGGACAGGATACTTAAAATGCTTGGGAGAATACATACAGCTAAAGAGTTTGAAGATAATTTTAAACTTGCAAGACAAGTTGGTTTTGATAATATAAATGTTGATTTAATATTCGGCATTCCTGATCAATCTTTTGAAGATTGGTGCGAGACTTTGAAAAGTGTTACTGAACTGGGCCCGGAGCACATGTCATGCTACAGCCTTAAAATTGAGGAAGGTACTATATTTGGAAGTAGGCTGGAAAATGGGGAACTTGAACCTTTAGATGATGATATTGACCGAAAAATGTACAGTTACACTAAAGACTATCTTGCAAAAAAGGGATACAAACATTATGAAATATCGAATTTTGCAAAGCCGGGATATGAATGCCGGCACAACCTGGTATATTGGGATGTGGAAGAGTATATTGGGATTGGAGCAGGATCACATTCGTTTTTTGAATCTACCAGGTTTAACAACGTCTATGATATTGAAAGTTATATATCCAGCATTCTAGGTGAAAAAATTCCTTCTGAAAATGCAGAGAGTATAAATAAGAAGGAAAGCATGGCTGAGTTTATGATTCTAGGTTTAAGGCTTATAGACGGTGTAAGGGTAGAGGATTTTAAGAGCAGATTTGGTGTAGAAATCTATAGTGTGTATGGCAAAGAAATAAATAGACTGGTGGACTGGAAATTGATAATTGTAAAGGAAGGATTCATAAGCCTTAGCTCTATTGGGCTTGATTATGCAAACCAAGTGTTCATGGAATTTATTTAA
- the dnaK gene encoding molecular chaperone DnaK, whose product MAKVIGIDLGTTNSCVAVMEGGEPVVIANSEGGRTTPSVVAFSKTGERLVGQVAKRQAITNPERTVISIKRDMGTDRKVKVDDGSYTPQEISAMILQKIKTDAEAYLGEKVSQAVITVPAYFSDAQRQATKDAGKIAGLEVLRIINEPTAAALAYGLDKEHEQKILVFDLGGGTFDVSLLEIGDGVFEVLATHGNNRLGGDDFDERIMNHLVDTFKRENGIDLKNDKMAMQRLKEAAEKAKIELSGVTTTNVNLPFITADATGPKHLDVTISRAKFDELTADLVEKTMEPTRRAMQDANLSPDKIDKILLVGGSSRIPAVQEAVKKYFGKEPFKGINPDECVAVGAAIQAGVLTGEVKDLLLLDVTPLSLGIETLGGVFTRLIDRNTTIPAKKSQTFSTAADGQTAVTVRVFQGERQMAADNKLLGEFNLDGIPPAPRGVPQIEVTFDIDANGIVHVSAKDLGTGKEQKVTITASTNLSDAEIDKAVKDAQKFEAEDKARKESVDVRNNADSMVFQSEKTLKDLGDKVGSDDKAKIEAEINKVKEALKGTDTESIKKATDDLSKAFYDVSAKIYQQNPGAAGPDMGGDPGAQAGPDGQENVYDADYKVVDDDK is encoded by the coding sequence ATGGCTAAGGTAATTGGAATAGACTTAGGAACCACAAACTCATGTGTGGCGGTAATGGAAGGTGGAGAACCTGTTGTTATAGCAAATTCTGAAGGAGGTAGAACAACCCCATCAGTTGTAGCTTTTTCAAAGACAGGTGAAAGACTTGTAGGACAGGTTGCTAAAAGACAGGCTATTACAAACCCTGAGAGGACAGTAATATCCATTAAAAGAGATATGGGTACAGACAGAAAGGTAAAAGTAGACGACGGTTCTTATACTCCACAGGAAATCTCAGCAATGATTCTTCAAAAGATTAAGACTGATGCTGAGGCCTACTTAGGTGAAAAAGTGTCTCAGGCTGTTATAACAGTTCCTGCATATTTCAGTGACGCACAAAGACAGGCTACAAAGGATGCCGGTAAAATTGCAGGACTTGAAGTTTTAAGGATAATAAACGAACCTACTGCAGCGGCGTTGGCTTATGGCCTTGATAAGGAACATGAACAGAAAATACTTGTATTTGACCTTGGTGGAGGTACGTTTGACGTATCCTTGCTTGAAATTGGTGACGGAGTATTTGAAGTTTTGGCAACACATGGTAACAATAGACTTGGTGGAGATGATTTTGACGAAAGAATAATGAATCACCTTGTTGATACTTTCAAGAGAGAAAACGGCATAGATTTGAAGAATGACAAAATGGCTATGCAGAGACTTAAAGAAGCTGCAGAAAAAGCAAAAATTGAATTATCCGGTGTTACAACAACAAACGTAAATCTTCCGTTTATTACAGCTGATGCGACTGGGCCAAAGCACCTTGATGTTACAATTTCAAGAGCAAAATTTGATGAATTGACAGCTGATCTTGTTGAAAAGACTATGGAACCGACAAGACGTGCAATGCAGGATGCTAACCTTAGTCCAGACAAAATAGATAAGATTCTATTGGTTGGTGGTTCTTCAAGAATACCTGCTGTTCAGGAAGCCGTTAAGAAGTATTTTGGCAAGGAGCCTTTCAAAGGTATAAATCCTGACGAATGTGTTGCTGTAGGTGCTGCTATACAGGCTGGAGTTCTCACAGGTGAAGTTAAAGATTTGCTGCTTCTTGACGTAACTCCGCTTTCACTTGGTATTGAAACTCTTGGCGGGGTATTTACAAGATTGATAGATAGAAATACAACAATACCTGCAAAGAAGAGTCAGACATTCTCAACAGCTGCAGACGGACAGACTGCTGTAACAGTAAGGGTATTCCAGGGTGAAAGGCAAATGGCTGCTGACAACAAGCTGTTAGGTGAGTTTAACCTTGACGGTATTCCACCAGCTCCAAGAGGAGTGCCACAGATTGAAGTTACTTTTGACATAGATGCAAACGGTATTGTTCATGTATCTGCAAAAGACCTTGGTACAGGTAAAGAGCAAAAAGTAACTATAACAGCTTCCACAAACCTCTCTGACGCTGAAATTGACAAGGCTGTAAAAGATGCGCAGAAGTTTGAGGCAGAAGACAAAGCGAGAAAAGAATCAGTTGATGTTAGAAATAATGCAGACTCTATGGTATTCCAGTCTGAAAAGACTTTGAAGGATCTTGGAGATAAAGTTGGAAGCGATGACAAGGCAAAAATCGAAGCTGAAATAAATAAGGTAAAAGAAGCTTTGAAGGGCACAGATACTGAGTCCATCAAAAAGGCAACAGATGATTTGAGTAAAGCATTTTATGACGTGTCAGCAAAGATTTATCAGCAGAATCCTGGAGCAGCAGGCCCTGATATGGGTGGAGATCCTGGAGCGCAGGCAGGTCCAGATGGACAGGAAAACGTGTACGATGCAGATTATAAAGTAGTTGACGACGACAAATAA
- the hrcA gene encoding heat-inducible transcriptional repressor HrcA, whose translation MFLDDRKRLILHAIIDDYISTAEPIGSRSVSKKHELGLSSATIRNEMADLEEMGYLTQPHTSAGRIPSDKGYRFYVDQLMKACELTVEEINTIKREMETKINELSQLLRQASATMSRFTKYTSMAATPERKNSVLKAVQVVPIERGSALVVVVTNAGIVKNSLVKIPDTVSPEFLIRVSNIFNEKLSGLTLEQINIVVIREIEILIGSSQELLLPILNGVTECINQIDASEVYLDGTTNILNFPEFSDVVKAREFLNLMDTKDILSLVLSSIGSDDNNGGINIQIGKENKIEEMQDCSLITATYNLGGLVIGTIGIIGPTRMEYARVLAAMNYVRRKINEEIDRLIGTNFKDLNRDKNL comes from the coding sequence ATGTTTTTGGACGATAGGAAGAGGTTGATTTTGCATGCAATTATCGACGATTACATCAGTACCGCTGAACCTATAGGTTCTAGGTCAGTTTCAAAAAAACACGAGTTGGGACTTAGTTCTGCTACAATAAGGAATGAGATGGCGGATCTTGAGGAGATGGGTTATCTTACACAGCCGCATACATCAGCTGGTAGAATACCTTCCGATAAGGGATACAGGTTTTATGTGGATCAGTTGATGAAAGCCTGTGAACTTACTGTTGAGGAGATAAATACTATTAAGCGTGAAATGGAGACCAAAATCAATGAGCTCAGTCAGCTTTTAAGGCAGGCATCTGCTACCATGTCACGTTTTACGAAATACACCTCAATGGCAGCAACACCTGAAAGAAAAAACAGTGTTTTAAAAGCTGTTCAGGTTGTTCCAATTGAAAGAGGCAGTGCACTGGTAGTTGTAGTTACCAATGCAGGGATTGTTAAGAATAGTTTGGTTAAGATACCGGATACGGTATCTCCCGAGTTTTTAATAAGGGTTTCAAACATTTTTAATGAAAAATTAAGTGGCCTTACATTAGAACAAATTAATATAGTAGTAATAAGGGAAATTGAGATTTTAATAGGGTCATCCCAGGAGTTATTGTTGCCGATCTTAAACGGCGTGACCGAATGCATTAATCAAATTGATGCTTCAGAAGTATATCTTGATGGTACTACCAATATATTGAATTTTCCGGAATTTAGTGACGTTGTTAAGGCAAGAGAATTTTTAAACCTGATGGATACAAAGGATATACTATCTTTAGTGCTTAGCAGTATAGGCAGTGATGATAATAATGGTGGTATTAATATTCAGATAGGTAAAGAAAACAAGATTGAGGAAATGCAGGATTGCAGCTTGATAACGGCTACCTATAATTTAGGCGGTTTGGTTATTGGAACGATAGGAATTATTGGACCAACAAGAATGGAATATGCAAGGGTTCTTGCAGCAATGAATTATGTCAGAAGAAAAATAAATGAAGAAATTGATAGATTAATTGGTACAAACTTCAAGGATTTGAATAGAGATAAGAATTTATAA